Proteins from one Cryptomeria japonica chromosome 4, Sugi_1.0, whole genome shotgun sequence genomic window:
- the LOC131048994 gene encoding disease resistance RPP13-like protein 4: MQILKLSYDSLPPHLKPCFVYLSFFPEDMEIDSQYLINLWVAEGYIPQEQGQNQLDIGWSYLCHLHSLCLVERIGNMYDQVDKRFKLHDLLLNLAISIAKENQSAFNVEESFRKGPVMQMTSSYRRILMGMKSIGNGDVVVMASNMAYSASCLHTLSFSQNGGIRNIPPILLSGARVLRVLDLSCTEISSLPACVGNLKLLRILNLSGTKIAEVPECVKSNLSLRFLDISMCLNLERLPQWIGELKCLEHLDIRPSSSKKIDGSIPKGVSNLVSLQVLKIDGDNKLSIVENEFLKLGHFVNLVNLQELWIDICHEVQLKGIEDGILGTLVKMRNLTIQNYYSDEDLPHVSEKMLAMKDLEYLSLLQYAVPNWICGF, from the coding sequence ATGCAGATTCTCAAGCTGAGTTATGATTCTCTCCCTCCTCATCTTAAGCCTTGTTTTGTATATCTTTCTTTCTTTCCCGAGGATATGGAAATAGATTCACAATATCTCATAAACTTGTGGGTAGCAGAAGGATATATTCCTCAAGAACAGGGCCAGAACCAGCTAGATATTGGATGGAGTTATCTATgtcatcttcacagtctatgtttggTCGAGAGAATAGGCAACATGTATGATCAGGTAGATAAAAGGTTCAAATTACATGATTTATTGCTTAATTTGGCAATCAGTATAGCAAAAGAAAATCAAAGTGCATTTAATGTAGAAGAATCCTTCAGAAAAGGTCCAGTTATGCAAATGACCAGTAGTTACCGAAGGATTTTAATGGGAATGAAAAGCATAGGTAACGGTGATGTAGTTGTAATGGCAAGCAACATGGCATATTCTGCATCATGTCTTCacactctctctttctcacaaaatGGAGGGATTCGAAATATCCCACCAATCTTGCTTAGTGGTGCGAGAGTATTGCGCGTTCTTGACTTGAGCTGCACTGAAATTTCATCATTGCCTGCCTGTGTTGGAAATTTGAAGCTCCTCAGAATTTTGAATTTAAGTGGGACAAAAATTGCCGAGGTGCCCGAATGTGTAAAAAGCAATTTGAGTCTTCGCTTCCTTGACATTTCTATGTGCTTGAATCTAGAACGGTTGCCTCAGTGGATTGGTGAACTGAAGTGCCTAGAACATCTAGATATACGCCCAAGCAGTTCTAAAAAAATTGATGGATCGATACCCAAAGGAGTATCAAATCTTGTGTCTTTACAAGTATTAAAAATTGATGGCGACAACAAACTATCCATTGTTGAGAATGAATTTTTAAAGCTGGGGCATTTTGTCAATTTGGTCAACCTTCAGGAACTATGGATAGATATTTGCCATGAGGTTCAATTGAAAGGTATAGAAGATGGGATCCTTGGCACATTGGTCAAGATGCGTAATTTGACAATACAGAACTATTATTCTGATGAAGATCTGCCACATGTATCAGAGAAAATGTTAGCTATGAAGGATCTTGAATACCTTTCCTTATTACAGTATGCAGTGCCAAATTGGATATGTGGCTTTTGA
- the LOC131874995 gene encoding disease resistance protein RPM1-like encodes MAKEELANISSYLRDVDLQGAHDKSVKSWLLEVAEIAEIALDAEDILDECALQSQGTTNESRQSSCVYAFSYSQLVFRYKMAHRIKDMKDRTRSILKEDGKQLKFFQDLTRSNQPSTSTSQNVKWRGSSVIESSSRPVAIDSKVEEILGLLDAPVAPVIVVVGMGGVGKTSYCKMFLTEKRAVASCFGPLKEVVEGRVDEVQAAELIHERLASKSSLIELDDLWSATEEDNLISALGLPTGHNSQCKILVTTRSRDVCSSMSARVWELFCSFAFPDCQQNQPPHQLEAIAYQIEGEC; translated from the exons ATGGCTAAGGAAGAACTCGCAAACATAAGTAGCTATCTCAGAGATGTAGATCTTCAAGGCGCACATGACAAGTCCGTGAAGAGCTGGCTGCTGGAAGTTGCAGAGATTGCAGAGATTGCTTTGGATGCAGAGGACATACTGGATGAATGTGCTCTCCAATCTCAAGGTACTACCAATGAGAGTCGCCAATCATCTTGTGTCTATGCTTTCAGCTATTCTCAATTAGTCTTTCGCTATAAAATGGCACATCGAATCAAGGACATGAAAGATAGAACAAGGTCCATTCTGAAAGAAGATGGAAAACAGCTGAAGTTTTTCCAGGATCTGACTCGCTCAAACCAACCTTCCACGAGTACATCACAAAATGTAAAGTGGAGGGGGTCAAGTGTAATAGAGAGCAGTTCACGACCAGTGGCTATTGACTCCAAGGTTGAAGAAATCCTCGGCCTGCTCGATGCTCCTGTTGCTCCTGTCATTGTCGTCGTTGGGATGGGTGGCGTTGGGAAGACTTCCTACTGCAAAATGTTTTTGACAGAGAAAAGGGCAG TTGCAAGCTGCTTTGGCCCTTTGAAGGAGGTCGTTGAGGGAAGGGTAGATGAAGTGCAGGCAGCAGAATTGATTCATGAGCGTTTAGCAAGCAAAAGCTCTCTCATTGAGTTGGATGATTTGTGGAGTGCAACGGAGGAAGATAACTTGATATCTGCACTTGGCCTTCCAACTGGGCATAATAGCCAATGCAAAATTTTGGTTACAACACGAAGCAGAGATGTGTGCAGTAGCATGAGCGCCCGTGTTTGGGAGCTCTTTTGCTCGTTTGCCTTCCCCGACTGCCAGCAAAATCAACCGCCACATCAACTTGAAGCGATTGCCTATCAAATTGAAGGGGAATGTTGA